The proteins below are encoded in one region of Sebastes fasciatus isolate fSebFas1 chromosome 16, fSebFas1.pri, whole genome shotgun sequence:
- the LOC141753319 gene encoding olfactory receptor 52Z1P-like, whose amino-acid sequence MKNLSEVTSFHLSEYYGMEDLKPLYFCVFLIIYITIVAENIVLIGLIYCEKTLHEPMYFLLCNLAVNGLYGSTALLPAVLSNLMSHSYEISLPFCQTQIYAVHTYAIIEFTILAVMSYDRYVAICYPLLYHTIMSQKVVKLIVFTWLYPMLAFIIVIIFTVRLQFCERTIEKLYCVNYSLVKLACTDTSIVNIVGLLSVALYTFPQIIMIFYSYAHILRICVLSFGKSKFKALRTCTPHLFAITNYSIGCFFEIAQGRFNTSHFSYQTKLFLSLYFLIFPPILNPVIYGLSIQIIRARLFRLFNRKSRQVTNTVTKRAAGVVHSKCVLHGVSRNT is encoded by the coding sequence ATGAAAAATCTCTCTGAAGTGACATCTTTTCATCTGTCTGAATACTATGGAATGGAGGACCTGAAGCCACTGTACTTCTGCGTGTTCCTGATTATATACATAACCATTGTTGCAGAAAATATAGTGTTAATCGGATTGATCTATTGTGAAAAAACCCTGCATGAGCCAATGTATTTCTTGCTGTGTAATCTGGCTGTGAACGGTCTGTATGGCAGCACTGCCTTACTGCCAGCAGTGCTGAGCAACTTGATGTCACACTCGTATGAGATCTCTCTACCGTTTTGTCAGACACAGATCTACGCTGTGCACACGTATGCCATTATTGAATTCACAATTCTGGCAGTTATGAGTTATGACAGATACGTGGCTATTTGCTATCCGCTGCTTTATCATACAATCATGTCACAGAAGGTTGTTAAACTTATTGTTTTCACGTGGCTTTACCCCATGCTGGCGTTTATCATTGTTATAATTTTCACTGTTCGGCTGCAGTTTTGTGAGAGGACCATAGAGAAGCTGTACTGTGTGAATTACTCCCTGGTGAAACTTGCCTGCACAGATACATCTATTGTTAACATAGTTGGCCTACTCTCTGTAGCTCTGTATACATTCCCACAGATTATCATGATCTTTTATTCATATGCACACATCCTGAGGATATGTGTGTTGTCATTCGGCAAATCCAAGTTCAAAGCCCTCCGGACTTGCACCCCTCACCTGTTCGCAATAACCAACTACTCCATCGGGTGCTTCTTTGAAATAGCACAAGGTCGATTCAACACCAGTCACTTCTCTTACCAAACCAAGTTGTTTTTATCTCTGTACTTTTTGATATTCCCACCCATTCTTAACCCGGTAATCTACGGTTTGAGTATTCAAATCATAAGGGCGAGACTGTTTAGGCTTTTCAACAGAAAAAGCAGGCAAGTAACAAATACTGTTACCAAGAGGGCTGCTGGTGTGGTGCATTCTAAGTGTGTCCTGCATGGTGTCTCTAGAAACACATAA
- the LOC141752763 gene encoding LOW QUALITY PROTEIN: connector enhancer of kinase suppressor of ras 2-like (The sequence of the model RefSeq protein was modified relative to this genomic sequence to represent the inferred CDS: deleted 1 base in 1 codon), with product MALVMEPVSKWSYSQVVDWMKGLDDCLQQYIKTFEREKVGGDQLLRITHQELEDLGVSRIGHQELILEAVDLLCALNYGLETENLKTLSHKLNASAKNLQNFITGRRRSGHYDGRATHKLPNDFLTSVVDLIAAAKSLLAWLDRSPFAAVADYSVTRNNVIQLCLELTTIVQQDCSVYETENKILHVCKTLSEVCDHIISLSSDPMVSQAAHLEVVQLANIKSTEGLGMYIKSTYDGLHVITGTTEGSLADRCKKIHAGDEVIQVNHQTVVGWQLKNLVNLLRGDPAGVTLTLKKRPQSTLTSTPALLKNMRWKPLALQSPSSSVATPTSTLSTPSRRSSCALQDLYIPPPPEEPYTPRDDKGNLSGDEPQTDIPVAEGSESPNSYLDQECRRRFPLVEEDAILYCYEYDQNQEVSSVRRGSTPTYGRLRPISMPVEYNWVGDNEDLAKLKRESRRENSLLRFASEDKPPVEDFLLGRSLSQNRRKTERGGSPTHYTLVPALQMEVSLSTSSSDSASLYHVFERSSLMSRSKKKIKAGSPMSSISKRRISCRDLGQGDCEGWLWKKKDAKTYFSQKWKKYWFILKDTCLYWYMNEEDEKAEGFVSLPEFKIDRATECRRKYAFKACHPKIKTFYFAAENVDDMSRWLSRLSMAVAGYSEQEKIRQDQDYWSESDHEDMEMPSMKQDSPPPPYDTYPRASSVSPYLEPKRGHLSSSDTFQSRSSHDDFHSEPQDGSSSSSNNGVSSGKKTSSHRNSWQDQMESNTRMHYLQTFPVEESLLHEDRDQLAMEYRRQSTLPAQRSLLQEHYRAMPLPHRSSIDSDAGGKPRSFTLPRDSGLHAILAASAAASDQREPHHYQLDRPRGSGHGRDCRMQADSLGDLYRALEQTSLSTSADHRSASRLEYKRSFVRRINDPLLNDKLHRLRILHSSLKNVPLQDTNRSLGFLG from the exons AATTATGGGCTGGAGACGGAGAATCTGAAGACTCTCTCTCACAAGCTGAACGCGTCTGCCAAGAACCTGCAGAACTTCATCACAGGCCGGCGGCGCAGCGGCCATTATGACGGCCGAGCCACCCACAAGCTGCCCAACGACTTCCTTACCTCCGTGGTGGACCTGATCGCTGCAGCCAAAAGCCTTCTGGCATGGCTGGACAG GTCCCCATTTGCTGCTGTGGCAGATTACTCTGTGACCAGAAACAACGTTATCCAGCTGTGTCTGGAGCTCACTACAATTGTACAACAG GACTGTTCCGTGTACGAAACGGAAAACAAAATCCTGCATGTG TGTAAAACTCTGTCTGAAGTGTGCGACCACATTATCTCTCTGTCCTCGGATCCCATGGTGTCCCAGGCTGCACATCTGGAGGTTGTGCAGCTGGCCAACATAAAATCCACAGAAGGACTG GGCATGTATATCAAATCGACATATGATGGTTTGCATGTAATCACCGGGACAACAGAAGGA TCTCTGGCTGACCGCTGCAAGAAAATCCATGCTGGAGATGAAGTCATTCAGGTCAATCATCAGACAGTG GTGGGCTGGCAGCTGAAGAACTTGGTGAACTTGCTGCGTGGGGACCCTGCAGGTGTCACCCTGACGCTGAAGAAGCGCCCACAGAGCACGCTCACATCGACCCCTGCTCTGCTCAAGAACATGAGATGGAAACCGTTGGCTCTGCAA AGCCCCAGCAGCAGCGTCGCCACGCCCACCAGCACTTTAAGCACTCCATCAAGGAGGAGTAGCTGTGCCCTGCAGGACCTCTACATCCCCCCTCCTCCAGAGGAACCCTACACCCCCAG AGATGACAAGGGAAATCTGTCGGGTGACGAACCTCAAACGGACATCCCTGTCGCAGAGGGCTCTGAGTCACCAAACTCCTACCTGGACCAGGAGTGTCGGCGGCGATTTCCTCTGGTGGAGGAAGATGCTATACTGTACTGTTACGAGTACGACCAGAACCAAGAGGTGTCATCGGTCCGTAGGGGGAGCACTCCCACCTATG GCAGGCTCAGGCCCATCTCAATGCCGGTGGAATACAACTGGGTGGGAGACAACGAAGACCTGGCCaagctgaagagagagagcaggagag AGAATTCCCTGCTGCGTTTTGCGAGTGAAGATAAACCCCCGGTGGAGGACTTCCTGCTGGGACGCAGCCTGAGCCAGAACAGGAGGAAGACTGAGCGAGGAGGCAGCCCCACCCATTACACGCTCGTCCCCGCCCTCCAGATGGAAGTGTCCCTGTCCACATCCAGCTCTGACTCTGCCTCTCTCTACCAT GTGTTTGAAAGATCCTCACTGATGTCAAGGTCAAAGAAGAAGATTAAAG CTGGAAGCCCCATGTCTTCGATCAGCAAGCGGCGGATTTCCTGCAGAGACTTGGGTCAGGGCGACTGTGAGGGCTGGCTTTGGAAAAAGAAGGATGCTAAAACCTATTTTTCACAGAAGTGGAAGAAGTACTGGTTCATCCTGAAAGACACATGCCTGTACTGGTACATGAACGAGGAG GATGAGAAGGCAGAGGGCTTCGTCAGCCTCCCGGAGTTCAAGATTGATCGCGCCACCGAATGCAGACGAAAGTA TGCTTTCAAGGCTTGCCATCCGAAGATAAAGACCTTCTACTTTGCAGCGGAAAATGTAGACGACATGTCCCG GTGGCTGAGTCGTCTTAGTATGGCGGTGGCAGGCTACTCCGAGCAGGAGAAAATTCGCCAGGACCAAG ATTACTGGAGTGAGAGCGATCATGAGGACATGGAGATGCCCTCGATG AAACAGGACAGTCCGCCACCTCCTTATGACACCTACCCCAGAGCATCCTCA GTGAGTCCCTACCTGGAACCAAAACGTggccacctctcctcctccgacACCTTCCAGTCCCGCTCCTCTCACGACGACTTCCACTCTGAGCCTCAGGAcggtagtagcagcagcagcaacaacggCGTCTCCTCCGGCAAGAAGACGAGCAGCCACCGAAACTCGTGGCAGGACCAGATGGAGAGCAACACAAGGATGCACTACCTCCAGACGTTCCCGGTGGAGGAGAGCCTGCTCCACGAGGACAGAGACCAACTGGCGATGGAGTACCGCAGGCAGTCCACCCTGCCCGCGCAGCGCAGCTTGCTGCAAGAACACTACAGAGCCATGCCTCTGCCTCACAGGTCCAGCATCGACTCAGACGCGGGAGGAAAGCCCCGCAGCTTCACGCTACCCAGGGACAGCGGGCTTCACGCTATCCTGGCGGCCAGCGCCGCTGCGTCGGATCAGAGAGAGCCCCATCACTACCAGCTGGACCGGCCCAGAGGCAGCG GCCATGGACGGGACTGCAGGATGCAGGCCGACTCTCTGGGAGATTTATACCGGGCTCTGGAGCAGACCAGTCTGTCCACCTCGGCTGACCACAGATCAGCCAGCCGCCTGGAGTACAAGCGCTCATTTGTCCGCAGAATCAACGACCCCCTGCTCAACGACAAGCTCCATCGCCTGCGGATCCTCCACAGCTCACTTAAG AATGTCCCTCTTCAAGACACAAACCGATCTTTGGGTTTTTTAGGGTAG